The following nucleotide sequence is from Pseudonocardia abyssalis.
GTGGGGGTGACGGTGGAGCCGGACGGGCTGTCGGTGGAGGTCACCGACACCGGCCCGGGTATCCCGGCCGACCGGCTCGACCGCCTGTTCCGCTCGTTCAGCCAGCTCGACGTCTCCACGACCCGTCGCCACGGCGGCACCGGGCTGGGCCTCGCGATCTCCCGGCGGCTCGCCGAGCTGATGGGCGGGCGGGTGTGGGTGCACAGCGAGGTCGGGCGCGGCACGACGTTCGGGTTCGCCGTGGCGGTACCGACCGCACCGGTCCCGGCCGAGGTGACACCGGCGAGCCTGGCCGGGCGCCGCGTCCTCGTCGTCGACGACAACGCGACGAACCGGCGGATCCTCGCCGCGCAGTGCGCGTCCTGGGGGATGGCCGTCGACGACACCGGGTCGCCGCTCGACGCGCTGGCGCGGGTCGTCGGGGGTGAGCTCTACGACGTCGCGCTGCTCGACCACGTCATGCCGGAGATGGACGGCGGCACCCTCGCGACGCGGCTGCGCGCGCACGGCGGGCCCCCGGTCGCCTGCCTGTCGTCGCTGGGTGGTGCGCGCGACGGCGCCGCGGTCGAGGCGTGGGTGAGGAAACCGGTGAAGCGGGCCCGGCTCGCCGAGGTGCTCTGCACGCTGCTCGGGACACCGGCCTCCCCCGCCGAGGCCCCCGCGGCCGCGCCCACCCCGGCGTCGGGTCTGCGGCTGCTGCTCGCCGAGGACAACCCCGTCAACCGCACGCTCGCCCTCGCCATGCTCGCGAAGCTCGGGCACACCGCCGACGTCGCCGCCACCGGGCGGGAGGTTCTCGACGCCGTCGCCGCCCGCCCCTACGACGCCGTGCTGCTCGACGTCCAGATGCCGGAGATGGACGGGCTGGAGGCGGCCCGCCGGATCCGCGCGGGCGCCGGACGGGGCCCGTGGCTCGTCGCCGTCACCGCCAACGCGATGGACGGTGACCGCGAGATGTGCCTGGCCGCGGGCATGGACGACTACCTGGCCAAGCCGATCCGGCTCGACGGGCTGGCGGAGATCCTGCGGCGGGTCCCCGGTCCGGCAACCGCGCCGGAGCTGGATCCGGCGGTGCTCGCGGAGCTCGCCCGGTCGTTCGGGGCGGATGGTGCCGAGGTCGTCGCCGAGCTGGTGGCCGCCGCGGTCGACGAGCTGCCGAAACTGGTGACCCGCCTGCGGTCGGGGGACGCCGGGGAGGTCCGGATGGTCGCGCACACGCTGCGCTCCAACGCCGCGACGCTCGGCGCCGTCCGCCTGGCCGACGCCTGCCGCGCGCTGGAGTCCGGCGGGCCGCAAGGAGCGCTCGTCGAGGAGATCGGCGCCCGGGTCGCTGCCGTGCTGCGCGAGCTGCCGGCCGCCGAGCCGGCCGTGTAGGGGAGGACCGATGGAGATCGAGAGCACGGCGGGCGAGCGGTTCGTCGTCGAGATCCGCCCCACCCCGGACGGCCGGGTGGTGGGCACGGTCGGGCGTCCCGGCAGCGCCGATCCCGTGCCCTTCTCCGGCTGGATGGATCTGCTGCGGCTGCTCGAACCCCGCACCCCCGACGCGGTCACCCGATGAGCGACCTGCGGGGGAGGGTGCTCGTCGTCGACGACGACCCGATGAACCGCCTGCTGCTGCGCCGTGCACTGGAGCGGGAGGGCCTCGACGTGGAGGTCGCCGTCGACGGCGGGCAGGGCTGGGAGCTGGTCTCGGGCGGCGGGTTCGACCTGGTGCTGCTCGACATCGTCATGCCCGTCCTCGACGGCTACGCGGTGCTGGCGCGGATGCGGGCCGACCCCGCGACGGCGGCGCTGCCGGTCGTCGTCATCTCCGGGTCCGACGACCGTGACGGCGTGGTGCGCTGCATCGAGCTCGGGGCCGACGACTTCCTGCCCAAGCCGTTCGACCCCGCGGTGCTGCGCGCGCGCCTGCGGTCCGGGCTGGCCCGCAAGCGCCTCGCTGATCTGGAGCGGGAGTACCGCGAGCAGGTCGGGCACGTCGTCGACGCGGCCGCCGACGTCGAGCGCGGGGAGTTCCGGGTCGGCAGCCTCGACGGTGTCGCCGACCGCGGCGACGCCCTCGGCCTGCTGGCCCGGGTGTTCGGACGGATGGCGCACGAGGTCGCGCAGCGCGAGCAGCGGTTGCGCGCCCAGGTCGGCGCCCTGCGCATCGAGATCGACGAGGCCCGCTCGGCGCGGGCCGTCGCGGCCATCACCGAGACCGACTACTTCGCCGACCTGCAACGCCGAGCCGCGGACCTGCGCTCGGGGCCGGGCCGGCAGAACGGGGGAACCCCATGACGTCCATCGTGTCCGTCCACTCCTTCCGGGGCGGCACCGGAAAGTCCAACACCACCGCGAACGTCGCGGCGGTGCTGGCCGGGCGTGGGCTGCGGGTGGGGGTGGTCGACCTCGACATCCTCTCCCCGGGCATCCACGTGCTCTTCGGGGTCGACCAGGACGGGCTGGACCACCACCTGGACGGCTTCCTGTGGGGCCGCCACCCGCTGCGCGACGCGGCCCGCGAGGTGACCCCGCCCGGTGTGCCGGGCCGGATCTGGCTGGTCCCGTCCAGCGTCGCGCCGCACGACATCGCCCGGATCATGGCCGAGGGCTACGACGTCGGGCTGCTCGGCGAGGGGGTCCGGTCGCTGGCCGTGGACCTGGAGCTCGACGTGCTGCTGCTCGACACCCACCCCGGGCTCAACGAGGAGACGCTGCTGTCGATCGCGATGTCCGACGCGCTCGCGATCGTGCTGCGCCCGGACCACCAGGACTACGAGGGGACCCACGTCACGGTGAGCGTGGCGCGCAGGCTCGCCGTGCCCCGCACGGTGCTGGTGGTGAACAAGACACCGGAGTCGTTCGACGCCGCGCAGGTCGCGCAGCAGGTGGCGCGGGCCTACGACACACCCGTGGCCGCGGTCGTCCCGCACTCCGAAGAGCTGATGGTGCTCTCCAGCGGCGGGATCTTCGTCCTGCACCACCCGGACCACCCGGTGGCCGCGCTCTACGCGCAGCTGGCGGACCAGCTGGTCGGGGTGCGGGCATGACCGATTTCTTCGACCGGCAGCGGATCGCGGCCGGGGTCGGGTCCACCCGCCGCCGCCGCCCGCTGCTGCTGCTGACGGAGAGCTGGTCGGGTACCGAGCCGGACAGCTCCGAACCACGCAGTTCCGAACCACGCAGTTCCGAACCACGCAGCGAGGTGCTCGACTTCCTCGCCGGCACCGAGGTGTTCGGCGGGCTCGACCGGGTCGCGTTGCGGGAGCTGTTCGTCGTGCTCGACCCGGTGCACGTCGCGGCCGGGGAGGTGGTGCTCGACGCCGCCGGGGTACCGGACGCGCTGCACCTGGTCGCCTACGGACGCCTCGCGGTGCGGTCCGGGAACGGGACCCGGGAGATCGGCCCGGGGCAGGTCGTGGGGGCCGCAGCGCTGCTGCAGGCCGACACGCCGACCGGCACGCACGTGCACGCCGTGCGCGACTCGCTCGTGCTGCGCATGGGGGTGGCCGGGTTCGAGCGGTTCGCCGCGGCGCACCCGGCGTCGCTGCTCGGGCTGTGCCGGGCCCTGCTGCGCGCCGAGGGGGGAGCGGTCGACGTGCCGGCCGCCGGGTCGCCCGCTCCGGGGACCACGATCGTCCTGCTCCCGGCCGGATCGGGCCGGGTTCCCGACGAGCTGGTCGCCGCTCTGGTGACGGCGCTCGGCCGGGGGAGGGGGTCCGAGGCGATCGAGGTGTCCTCGGCGTCGGTCGACGCGGCCGTCGGACCGGGTGCGTCGGGCACCGAGCCCGCAGACCCGCGCAACGGCCGGCTGCTGGCCTGGCTCCAGCGGGTCGAGGCGGCGCACCGGTTCGTCCTCTACCGCGCCGACGACGGCGACACCGAGTGGACGCGGCGCTGCGTGCGCCAGGCCGACCGGGTGGTGCTGGTCGCGCACGCCGGGGACGACCCCGCCACCGGGCCCGCGGAGCGGGCGCTGGCCCAGGTCGCGGGGGAGCGGCGGCGTGATCTGGTGCTGCTGCACCCCGCGGGCACGTCGGCGCCGTCGGGGACCGCGGCGTGGCTGGCCGACCGGGGGATCACCCGGCACCACCACGTCCGGCACGGCGACCCGCGCGACACGGCGCGGGTGGCCCGGTTCCTCTCCGGCGCCGCGCGCGGTCTGGTCCTGGCCGGGGGCGGCGTGCGCGGGTTCGCCCACCTGGGCGTCATGCAGGCCCTCGACGAGGCGGGCATTCCCGTCGACGCCGTCGGTGGCGCGAGCATCGGGTCGCTCATGGCCGGGTTCTACGCCGACGGGCTCGACCACGAGCAGCGGGTCCGCCAGGCCTGCGCGGCGATGGTGGAGCAGGGGTCGATGGTCGGGTTCACCCCGCCGTTCGTGGCGATGTCCTCGGGGCGCAAGGTGACCCGCCTGCTGCGGGAGGAGCCGTCGTTCGCCGGCCTGATCGAGGACCTGTGGCTGCCCTACTTCGCGGTGTCCGCGTCGCTGAGCCAGGCCCGCGAGGTCGTGCACGACAGCGGCCCGACCTGGCGTGCGATCCGGGCGAGCATCGCGATCCCCGGTGTCTACCCGCCGGTGCACGACGGCACCCAGCTCCTCGTCGACGGCGGGGTGATGAACAACCTGCCCGTCGACGTCATGGCGGGGGTGGTCGGCGACGGCCCGATCGTCGCGGTCAACCTGCAACCGACCGGCGGCGGCCGGAGGCCGCCCGCGGAGTTCGATCTCTCCGTGTCCGGCTGGCGGGTGCTGGCGTCGCGACTCAACCCGTTCACCCCGCGCATGCGCGTGCCGCGGATCGGCGACGTGGTCGTCCGCAGCATGTCGCTGTCGACCGCCCGCCTGCAGCGCGACCGCCTCGGCAGCCGGTCGGTGGAGCTGCTGACGCCCCCGGTCGGCCGGTCGGGACTGCTGGACTTCGCCGCGGGCCCGGGTCTGGTCGGGCCCGCCTACGAGTACGCGGTCGAGGCGCTGGCGCAGAACCACGCGGCGGTCAGCCCCTGACCGCCTCCCGGTCGCGACGCCGGTGCTCCTCCGGCGTCGTGATCTCCCCGGGAGGCACCCACGTGAACCGGTGCGGTGCCGCGTCGCGGAGCATCACGAAGGTGAGCACGCCGAGGCAGAACGGCAGCGTCATCGCCGGGAGCCCCCACGGCCCCAGGAACGACCCGATCGCCCCGAACAGCAGTGCGGTGTACCCCGCGCAGGCCAGCCCGAGCAGGGCCGAGCGCCAGCTCAGCACGTAGAACACACCGGCGATCGCGAGGCAGGCGTCGTAGGAGTTGAAGCCCCACAACCCGTTGTAGATCGCGACCCCGTCGGCGCCCAGCGCCATCCCGACCAGCATCCCGACCGCCGACCCCGCCACGGCGAACAGCGCCGCGATCCGCGAGCACACCGCGATCGCGACGAGCACGATCACCCCGCCCAGGATGCTGTTGACGAAGAACAGCTGCGCGATGCCGCGGAACACCGCGTTGAGCACCGCGAGCGCGTCCGTACTCCCGACGGCGTCGGCGGACTCGCGCAGCACGGTCGACACCGACGGGCCGGTGACGGCGGGCGAGGCGGGGGAGACGAGCTCCCCGACGTTGCCGCGCGCCACGTTCAGACCGGTGACGAGGAACAGCAGCACGGAGATGTTGAACGCCAGCGTGAACGGCGGCACGCCCCAGATCGCGAACAGCGCGGCCAGCCCCGCCATCGCGAGCGACGACCCGGCGCTGACGACGACGATCCACACCGTGGACACGCCGTCCCACGGCGGGGACAGGAACGTGGCCAGCGCCAGCCCGCACAGCACCCCGTTGAAGCCGAACAGCCCGGCCCGGACGGCGTCGCGGTCGAACCCCATCGCGATCGCGACCAGGGTGGAGACCGCGACGCCGAGCGTGCCGCCGAACCCGAGCCACGGGTCGTGGATCCAGGCCGCGAGCAGCACGAGCAGCCCGGTGAACGGGTTGTTCATGAACATGACCTGCCCGACGCCGCGCAGGCAGGACTCCACGAACGCCAGCGGCGGTAGTGCCGCCAGGCGCTCCTGGACCAGCGGCGCCGTCCCGTCGACCCAGCCGGCGGCCCGGCTCCCGCCCGTCACGGCCGGGCCTCAGCCCGCGGACATGGGGACGCCCATGCCCGGGTCGACCTGGTGCGGGCCGTTCTTGCCCGGCCGGACGTCGAAGTCGAAGATCTCGGTCGGCAGGTAGACCGTGGAGCAGGAGTTCGGGATGTCCACCACACCCGACAGACGGCCCTCGATCGGGGCGGCACCCAGGATCATGTACGCCTGGATGGCGCTGTAGCCGAACTTCTGCAGGTAGTCGATCGCGTGCAGGCAGGCGCGCTGGTAGGACAGGTGCGAGTCGAGGTAGCGCTGCTCCCCGTCGAGCGTCACCGAGGTTCCGGAGAACGCGAGCCACTCGCTGTACTGCGGGTCCGTCCGGCCCGGCATGAAGATCGCGTTCTCGGACACCCCGTAGGTCTCCATCCCGCCCTTGATCAGGTCGACGCGCAGGTCCATGAACCCGCCCATCTCGATCGCGCCGCAGAACGTGATCTCACCGTCGCCCTGGGAGAAGTGCAGGTCGCCCATCGACAGCTTCGCGCCGTCGACGAAGACCGGGTAGAACACCCGCGACCCCCTGGTCAGGTTCTTGATGTCCTGGTTGCCGCCGTTCTCCCGGGGTGGTGCCGTCCGCGCCGCCTCGGCCGCGACGCGGTCGTGCTCCGCGCCGGTGAGGTCGCCCAGGATCGCCGAGTCCGGCAGCGGGGGCAGGGCCAGCGGCGGAACCCGCTGCGGGTCGGTGTCGATCAGTGCCTGCTCGCGGGCGTTCCACCGCGAGAGCAGCGCGGCCGACGGGGCGGTGCCCATGAGGCCGGGGTGCACGATGCCGGTGAACGCGACGCCCGGGACGTGCCGCGAGGTCGCGACGCCCCCGGTGAAGTCCCAGACCACCTTGTAGGCGTCGGGGAACTGCTCGGTGAGGAACCCGCCGCCGTTGCGCGTCGCGAACACACCGGTGTAGCCCCAGCCCTGCCCGGCGAGCGGGCCGGAGTCCTCCTGCGGGATCGGGCCGACGTCGAGGATGTCGACGATGAGCAGGTCACCGGGCTGCGCCCCCTCGACGGCGATCGGGCCGGAGAGCACGTGCACGCCCGCCAGCGGGGCGTTGAGGATGTCGTCGGCGGAGTCGTCGTTGTGGATCGCGCCGTCGAACCACTCCCGGCAGTGCACCCGGAACGAGTCGCCCGGCTTCACCGTGACCTTCGCCGGGATGTCGGGGTGCCAGCGGTTGTGGCCCACGATCGCCTGGTCGGTGAAGGACTTCGTCGAGTCGAGCGGGAACACGAGTTCGGGCATGGCGGATCAGCACTCCTCATCGGTGACAAGCGGAGGTCGTGGAGCGGGTCGGTCGTGGAGCGGGGTCGGTCGTGGAGCGGGTCAGGGCCGGGGGAGCCGGGCGGTGCGCGGGTCGAGCCGCGGAGCCGGGGCGCGGCGGGCCGTCGACGTCGGGAGCGACGTCACGACGGGCGGCGCCGACCGCGAGGCCTCGGTGTGGTCGAGCACGGCCGTCCGGCGGCGGTCGGCGAGCCCGAGCATCGGCGCGGTGAAGACCCGCCCGGCCGAGGTGCCGCAGGCCGGGCAGGGGATCGTCTCCGGCGCCGTGCCGATCGGGAGACCGATGTCCACGGACCCGTCAGCCGTGCAGCGATAGGTGTACGTCGCCATCGAATCCCCAGGTGAGCGCCGGAAACAGTTTCCTGGGAAAGTAGTGGCGGTCACACCGGATGTCAACGGAGCTGCTGCAGCACGTCCCAGACCATCCCGTCGGCCGCGGCCAGGAACACCCGCTGGCGCAGGTGCCGGTCGCGCAGTTCGACGGTGCCGCGCGGGCTCTCGTAGGACAGCCCCTCGGCCACCGCCGTCATCGGTGGGACGTCGACCGATCCCGCGCGGCGCATGAGCTCGGTGAGCAACCGCACGCCCTCGTAGCAGGACTCGCCCAGGCTGTTCAGCACCGGCGCGTCCGGGCCGAACCGCCGCGAGTACGTGGCGGCGAAGTCGAGGCCCGACGCCGTCGGGAGGTCGTCGAAGAACCCCGCGGCCGTCATCAGACCGCGGGTGCTGCCCGCGCCCGAGGCGAGCAGGACGTTCTCGTCGATCAGCGAGCTGAAGCGCAGGACGTCGCGGTCGAGGCCCCACGCGCTGAACGCCCGGTTGAACGCGACGGCGTCGTCGCCGATGAGCAGCATCAGCACGGCGTCGCAGCCGCTCGCCTCGACCCGGTGCAGGACGTCGGAGAACTCGGAGGTGCCCAGCGGCACGTACATCTCGTCGCAGACGGTGCCGCCGATGCTCCGCAGGTACCGGCGGGCGACCCGGGCGGAGCGTCGCGGCCACACGTAGTCGTCCCCGACGATCGTCCACGTCCGGACGCCGACGGCGTCGGCGAACCAGTCCAGCGACGGGCCGAGCTGCTGGTCGGGGGTCTCGCCGGTCATGAACACGCCCGGCCGGTTCTCGCCGCCCTCGTAGAGCGCGGTGTACGCGTACGGGATGCGCCCGGCGATCACCGGGGCGATCGCCTCGCGGACCGCGGAGATGTGCCAGCCGGTGACGGCCTCGACCGCACCGGCCCGGATCAGCGCGTCGACCTCGGTGGCGACGACGTCGGGGGCGTTCCCGCCGTCGACGGGCACGAGGTTCAGCTCGCGACCCAGCACCCCGCCGTCGGCGTTGATCTCCTCGACGGCGAGCGCGGCGCAGCTCTCGCACGACGGCCCGAAGATCCCCGCTGGCCCGTGCAGCGGCACGACCAGTGCCATGTTGAGCACGCCGCTTCCCGACGGCGGCGGGACCCGCAGGGGCGTCGGACTCATGGCGACACGCTAGTCACGGATCGCCGCGCTGCCGCTACTCCGATCGCAGGGATATCATCGCGCGATGGCCGCCGCCCCGGAGCGCTCCACTCCCGACCCGCTGCGGCTGCTCTCCCTGGTCGAGCGGGCCGTCTCGCAGCGGCTCGACGACGCGCTGCGGGCCCACGACGGCGACATCGACCAGTGGCGGATCCTGTCCCTGCTCGCCGAGCGGGGCGGCTGCCCGATGAACGCGGTGGCCGACCACGCGCTGCTCCTGGCCCCCAAGCTGAGCAAGCTCGTCGACCGGATGGTCTCGGCCAACCTCGTGCTGCGCCGCACCGACGAGCACGACCGCAGGCGCGTGCTCATCGCCGTCACCCCGCGCGGGCGCCAGGCGCTGGCCGCGTGGGACGCCGCCTCGGCGGCGGTGCGGCAGGAGTTCCGCGACCTCCTCGGTCCCGACGCCGCACTGCTCGACGACCTGCTGGGGCGCCTGGCGCACGGGCTGACCCGCAGCCCGGCCTCCGTCCCGACGTCCTGACGGCGGTCCCCGCCGCGGAACGCGCCGCTTGGCGGACACCGCGCTGCTCCCTACGGTGACCGCATGCCGATCGTCGAGGTGCATCTCGTCGAGGGGGCGCACACCCCCGCCCAGCACTCCGCGCTGCTCGCCGCGCTCAGCGCCCGGTACGCCGAGGTGCTCGACTCACCGCTGCCGCGGATCCGGGCGTACCTGACGCTGCACCGCCCCGAGCACTGGACGGCGGGCGGGGAGCCCGGCGTCACCGCGCCGTACTTCACCGCGATCGTGCTGACCGGGCGCCCCGCGCAGCAGCGGCACCGGCTGCTCGCCTCGTTCACCGACATCGTCGTCGACGTGCTGGGCGTCGACCGGGGGGTGGTCCGCGGGCGGATCATCCAGGTCGATCCCGACGACTGGGGGATCGCCGGGCAGCCGGCCAGTGCCGCCCGCCGCGCGGAGATCGCGGATCGGGCGGCGGGCGCGGTCAGCTGAGGCCGCGCAGGAAGGCCAGCGAGGGCATGAAGAAGTACTCGCCGCCCCGGAGCGTCACGGCCTGCGCGGCGGGATCGGCCGCCGCCTGCCCGTCCGCACCCCACACCGGGCCCCATCCGGCCTCCGGGCGCCGGCCCTGGCCGATCACCAGGTCCAGTCCCGGGGCGAAGCGGTCACCGGGCACCTTCGGGAAGCCCGGGTTGTTGGCCCACGACCGCTGCGTGAACTCGAACTGGTCGGCGATGTCGACGTTGAACGCCATGAAGAGCAGACCGACGCCGCCGGTCGGCCGGGCCGACGGCGGGACGTCGCCCCCGGGGTCGTCGAGGCGCTCGCCGTAGGTCTGGCCGCGTCGGGCCATGATGTGCTGCCGCTCGTCCTGCGGCTGTTCGAAGCCGCCGGTGCCGCGCGGGTTGGTCTTGCGGATGTGGCCCTGGAAGGGGCACCGTGCGCCCCGGTCGTCGGTGTCGTAACGGAAGTTGTTCGTCACCGGAAGCGGAGCGCCGGCCTCGCGGTCGGTCGTCACCGGCGTCCCGTCCTCGAACCGTCCGACGATCATCGCGCCCGCGCGTTCGCGGTCCTCGCCGACCAGGCCCAGCTCGTCGGCCAGCGCCTGCTCGGCCTCCTTGAACCGGCGGACGTCCTGCTCCAGCTTGCGCAGGACGAGGTAGCTGCCGTGGTGCAGGCCGGGGTCGGGCGCCGCGGTGTCCGGCACGAGCACGCGGTCGAGGGTGAACCGCGGATCCCAGACCGTCGCCCCGACGGTCCCGTCGCCCTCCTTCGCGACGTCCTCGTCGAGGAAGAGCGGCTGGCTGCGGCCGTCGACGTAGCCGAAGTGCTCGATCCCGTCGCCCGCGGCGTTGTGCTGCCCGCGGCCGGTCTCCTGCCCGACCACGGTGACGCCGCTGTCCGGGACCAGGTCGAGCACCTCGTTCAGCCGGGTCGACATCGCCGCGTCGGTGGCGTCGCCGACGAGGACGACGGCATGGACGTCCTCGCGGTACGGCGGCTCCCAGACCGCGACGGGCGGGTCGTGCAGCGCGCCGCGGGACGCCTTCATCCCGGCGCGGAACCGTGCGTCCGCCGGCCGCGCCGCCTCCGGCACGTCGAGCAGGGCGTAGCCGCCCGCGGTGAGACCGACCCCGACGTAGGGGCTGCCGGGGGTGCCGTCGGCCCGGAACGCCTCCACCTCCTCGAGGTGGGTCCGGGTCGACTTCATCAGGGTGACGAGCGGGCCGAGGAAGGCGGCGGCCGTGACCCGGTCGTCGAAGCGCAGGAGCAGGATCGTCAGGTGCTCGCGGACGTGCGGGCGCAGGATGTTCGGCTGGAGCTCGTCGAGCAGCGTGCGGTCGGCTCCGGTGGCGGACGTCCAGGACAGGGAACGGTTCAGCGCGAGTGGCATCGGGTGTCTCCGGGAGTGGTG
It contains:
- a CDS encoding Dyp-type peroxidase codes for the protein MPLALNRSLSWTSATGADRTLLDELQPNILRPHVREHLTILLLRFDDRVTAAAFLGPLVTLMKSTRTHLEEVEAFRADGTPGSPYVGVGLTAGGYALLDVPEAARPADARFRAGMKASRGALHDPPVAVWEPPYREDVHAVVLVGDATDAAMSTRLNEVLDLVPDSGVTVVGQETGRGQHNAAGDGIEHFGYVDGRSQPLFLDEDVAKEGDGTVGATVWDPRFTLDRVLVPDTAAPDPGLHHGSYLVLRKLEQDVRRFKEAEQALADELGLVGEDRERAGAMIVGRFEDGTPVTTDREAGAPLPVTNNFRYDTDDRGARCPFQGHIRKTNPRGTGGFEQPQDERQHIMARRGQTYGERLDDPGGDVPPSARPTGGVGLLFMAFNVDIADQFEFTQRSWANNPGFPKVPGDRFAPGLDLVIGQGRRPEAGWGPVWGADGQAAADPAAQAVTLRGGEYFFMPSLAFLRGLS
- a CDS encoding urea transporter, whose protein sequence is MTGGSRAAGWVDGTAPLVQERLAALPPLAFVESCLRGVGQVMFMNNPFTGLLVLLAAWIHDPWLGFGGTLGVAVSTLVAIAMGFDRDAVRAGLFGFNGVLCGLALATFLSPPWDGVSTVWIVVVSAGSSLAMAGLAALFAIWGVPPFTLAFNISVLLFLVTGLNVARGNVGELVSPASPAVTGPSVSTVLRESADAVGSTDALAVLNAVFRGIAQLFFVNSILGGVIVLVAIAVCSRIAALFAVAGSAVGMLVGMALGADGVAIYNGLWGFNSYDACLAIAGVFYVLSWRSALLGLACAGYTALLFGAIGSFLGPWGLPAMTLPFCLGVLTFVMLRDAAPHRFTWVPPGEITTPEEHRRRDREAVRG
- a CDS encoding tautomerase family protein translates to MPIVEVHLVEGAHTPAQHSALLAALSARYAEVLDSPLPRIRAYLTLHRPEHWTAGGEPGVTAPYFTAIVLTGRPAQQRHRLLASFTDIVVDVLGVDRGVVRGRIIQVDPDDWGIAGQPASAARRAEIADRAAGAVS
- a CDS encoding MinD/ParA family ATP-binding protein, encoding MTSIVSVHSFRGGTGKSNTTANVAAVLAGRGLRVGVVDLDILSPGIHVLFGVDQDGLDHHLDGFLWGRHPLRDAAREVTPPGVPGRIWLVPSSVAPHDIARIMAEGYDVGLLGEGVRSLAVDLELDVLLLDTHPGLNEETLLSIAMSDALAIVLRPDHQDYEGTHVTVSVARRLAVPRTVLVVNKTPESFDAAQVAQQVARAYDTPVAAVVPHSEELMVLSSGGIFVLHHPDHPVAALYAQLADQLVGVRA
- a CDS encoding MarR family winged helix-turn-helix transcriptional regulator, which gives rise to MAAAPERSTPDPLRLLSLVERAVSQRLDDALRAHDGDIDQWRILSLLAERGGCPMNAVADHALLLAPKLSKLVDRMVSANLVLRRTDEHDRRRVLIAVTPRGRQALAAWDAASAAVRQEFRDLLGPDAALLDDLLGRLAHGLTRSPASVPTS
- the fmdA gene encoding formamidase, whose translation is MPELVFPLDSTKSFTDQAIVGHNRWHPDIPAKVTVKPGDSFRVHCREWFDGAIHNDDSADDILNAPLAGVHVLSGPIAVEGAQPGDLLIVDILDVGPIPQEDSGPLAGQGWGYTGVFATRNGGGFLTEQFPDAYKVVWDFTGGVATSRHVPGVAFTGIVHPGLMGTAPSAALLSRWNAREQALIDTDPQRVPPLALPPLPDSAILGDLTGAEHDRVAAEAARTAPPRENGGNQDIKNLTRGSRVFYPVFVDGAKLSMGDLHFSQGDGEITFCGAIEMGGFMDLRVDLIKGGMETYGVSENAIFMPGRTDPQYSEWLAFSGTSVTLDGEQRYLDSHLSYQRACLHAIDYLQKFGYSAIQAYMILGAAPIEGRLSGVVDIPNSCSTVYLPTEIFDFDVRPGKNGPHQVDPGMGVPMSAG
- a CDS encoding substrate-binding domain-containing protein, which encodes MSPTPLRVPPPSGSGVLNMALVVPLHGPAGIFGPSCESCAALAVEEINADGGVLGRELNLVPVDGGNAPDVVATEVDALIRAGAVEAVTGWHISAVREAIAPVIAGRIPYAYTALYEGGENRPGVFMTGETPDQQLGPSLDWFADAVGVRTWTIVGDDYVWPRRSARVARRYLRSIGGTVCDEMYVPLGTSEFSDVLHRVEASGCDAVLMLLIGDDAVAFNRAFSAWGLDRDVLRFSSLIDENVLLASGAGSTRGLMTAAGFFDDLPTASGLDFAATYSRRFGPDAPVLNSLGESCYEGVRLLTELMRRAGSVDVPPMTAVAEGLSYESPRGTVELRDRHLRQRVFLAAADGMVWDVLQQLR
- a CDS encoding zinc ribbon domain-containing protein, whose translation is MDIGLPIGTAPETIPCPACGTSAGRVFTAPMLGLADRRRTAVLDHTEASRSAPPVVTSLPTSTARRAPAPRLDPRTARLPRP
- a CDS encoding cyclic nucleotide-binding and patatin-like phospholipase domain-containing protein, which translates into the protein MTDFFDRQRIAAGVGSTRRRRPLLLLTESWSGTEPDSSEPRSSEPRSSEPRSEVLDFLAGTEVFGGLDRVALRELFVVLDPVHVAAGEVVLDAAGVPDALHLVAYGRLAVRSGNGTREIGPGQVVGAAALLQADTPTGTHVHAVRDSLVLRMGVAGFERFAAAHPASLLGLCRALLRAEGGAVDVPAAGSPAPGTTIVLLPAGSGRVPDELVAALVTALGRGRGSEAIEVSSASVDAAVGPGASGTEPADPRNGRLLAWLQRVEAAHRFVLYRADDGDTEWTRRCVRQADRVVLVAHAGDDPATGPAERALAQVAGERRRDLVLLHPAGTSAPSGTAAWLADRGITRHHHVRHGDPRDTARVARFLSGAARGLVLAGGGVRGFAHLGVMQALDEAGIPVDAVGGASIGSLMAGFYADGLDHEQRVRQACAAMVEQGSMVGFTPPFVAMSSGRKVTRLLREEPSFAGLIEDLWLPYFAVSASLSQAREVVHDSGPTWRAIRASIAIPGVYPPVHDGTQLLVDGGVMNNLPVDVMAGVVGDGPIVAVNLQPTGGGRRPPAEFDLSVSGWRVLASRLNPFTPRMRVPRIGDVVVRSMSLSTARLQRDRLGSRSVELLTPPVGRSGLLDFAAGPGLVGPAYEYAVEALAQNHAAVSP
- a CDS encoding response regulator, which codes for MSDLRGRVLVVDDDPMNRLLLRRALEREGLDVEVAVDGGQGWELVSGGGFDLVLLDIVMPVLDGYAVLARMRADPATAALPVVVISGSDDRDGVVRCIELGADDFLPKPFDPAVLRARLRSGLARKRLADLEREYREQVGHVVDAAADVERGEFRVGSLDGVADRGDALGLLARVFGRMAHEVAQREQRLRAQVGALRIEIDEARSARAVAAITETDYFADLQRRAADLRSGPGRQNGGTP